From the genome of Acropora palmata chromosome 4, jaAcrPala1.3, whole genome shotgun sequence, one region includes:
- the LOC141878989 gene encoding uncharacterized protein LOC141878989 has translation MVFQFYSRAVLLSIISSIHHIPVLDKATWRVLKNNGIARTITRRGCRAGSAKQRPISTVTGNGKYSPDFCCKNNLFQAEYDFKSPFNSSITPSWNMQIQQIQQIVPSWEIRLSGQHARNVFNLIYIQPERQQPSTCSSDRFAVPKFLLTNICSLVKTKNRVRAVVALEADLNNNDIDACIVSETHLKPDIPDSVVNVPSYDIYRRDRNWLGNDMRNKGGIAIYTRNNLKVTNVYRAKLYELLCLKLRLPSEHNMLVCGLYHPLKFNYKECDLMDHVIEILDNELEQDPHITIVLGGDLNELNLSRLETMSGLKSLVDFPTRGESCLDNYLTNREDLFNKCHPIQMLMKTDHKGVIMPAGSKLKPIRQKVQIRDVREHRKRNFYIALNSEDWDDVFTSTDVSCAVNTLENKIIDLMDNHMPLRTVSMSSRDPSWMSPLLKSMLRDKARISNFSKDRLNTINERICEVISENR, from the coding sequence ATGgtctttcaattttattcaagAGCAGTTTTACTGTCAATTATTTCGTCTATACATCATATTCCGGTTTTGGATAAAGCTACGTGGCGAGTCCTAAAGAACAATGGAATTGCAAGAACCATAACTCGGCGTGGATGTAGAGCTGGCTCGGCAAAACAAAGACCCATCAGTACAGTAACCGGGAATGGAAAATACAGTCCAGATTTCTGCTGTAAAAACAACCTATTTCAGGCGGAATATGACTTTAAAAGTCCATTCAATAGTAGTATTACTCCATCTTGGAATATGCAAATCCAGCAAATTCAGCAAATTGTACCCTCTTGGGAAATACGATTATCTGGACAGCATGCAAGGAATGTATTCAACTTGATCTATATCCAACCGGAACGGCAGCAACCATCTACATGCTCGTCTGATCGCTTTGCGGTGCCTAAATTTCTTCTGACAAATATATGCAGTCttgtaaaaaccaaaaacagaGTTAGGGCAGTGGTGGCACTGGAAGCAGATCTGAACAACAATGATATTGATGCGTGTATTGTGTCTGAAACTCATCTCAAGCCAGATATACCAGACTCAGTGGTGAATGTTCCCAGCTACGATATCTACAGGAGAGATAGAAACTGGTTGGGAAACGATATGCGCAACAAAGGTGGGATTGCCATCTACACCAGGAACAATCTTAAAGTTACGAATGTATATCGTGCAAAACTATACGAACTTCTGTGTCTGAAACTAAGACTACCATCTGAACACAATATGTTAGTCTGTGGTCTCTACCATCCACtgaaatttaattataaagAATGTGATCTAATGGATCATGTCATAGAAATCCTGGACAACGAGTTAGAACAAGATCCTCATATCACTATTGTACTTGGTGGAGATTTAAACGAACTTAATCTATCTAGACTAGAAACAATGTCCGGACTTAAATCGCTTGTAGATTTTCCTACAAGGGGCGAGTCATGTTTAGATAATTACTTAACCAACCGTGAAGATCTTTTTAACAAATGTCATCCAATCCAAATGCTCATGAAAACTGACCATAAAGGCGTTATTATGCCAGCTGGATCTAAACTTAAACCAATTCGCCAGAAAGTGCAAATACGAGACGTCAGAGAACATCGCAAAAGGAACTTTTACATTGCCTTGAATAGTGAGGACTGGGATGATGTCTTCACTTCAACTGATGTCAGTTGTGCTGTGAATACACTCGAAAATAAGATCATCGATTTAATGGATAATCATATGCCTTTACGAACGGTCAGCATGTCATCACGTGACCCTAGCTGGATGTCTCCACTACTGAAATCTATGTTAAGAGATAAGGCAAGAATATCTAACTTTAGCAAAGATCGTCTGAATACTATCAATGAACGCATCTGTGAAGTGATCTCCGAAAACAGATGA